From a region of the Alnus glutinosa chromosome 1, dhAlnGlut1.1, whole genome shotgun sequence genome:
- the LOC133862085 gene encoding uncharacterized protein LOC133862085, giving the protein MGSLYSALGKFEKSLLAYRRSIDILENRYGKNSIFLITSLLGMAKVLGNISRSTKAVEIYNRTISILELSRGAESEDLVLALFGLGNLLLKEGRAADAETHFIRLISKYVYMSSKKLYGENDGRVGMAMCSLAHVKCAKGNPDEAIQLYKNALHVIKDSNYMALDDGIMEKMRIDLKELHHVVGRGKEGREMLEECLLIAEKCKGKEHPSSVTHLLNLAASYSRSKNFVEAERLLRTSLEIMRKTVGPDDQAISFPMLHLAVTLYHLKQNEEAEQLALEVLRIREKAFGKDSLPVGEALDCLVSIQTGLGKDDGELLELLKRILSIQEREFGSESEEVIETLKKIVYYLDKLGRRNETFPLQKKLSILRKKYKQRIQY; this is encoded by the exons ATGGGAAGTCTGTATTCAGCTTTAGGGAAGTTTGAGAAATCATTGCTTGCATACCGGCGGTCTATTGACATTCTAGAGAACAGATATG ggaaaaatagtatttttcttATCACCTCATTGTTGGGGATGGCAAAAGTACTTGGAAACATTAGCCGATCCACAAAAGCAGTAGAAATCTACAATCGCACAATTTCTATTTTGGAATTGAGCAGAGGTGCTGAAAGTGAGGATTTGGTTTTAGCTTTATTTGGTCTTGGCAATCTTTTACTCAAAGAAGGAAGAGCAGCAGATGCGGAAACTCATTTTATTAGGTTAATTTCTAAATATGTAT ATATGTCATCAAAGAAGTTATATGGAGAAAATGATGGAAGAGTTGGAATGGCTATGTGTTCCCTGGCCCATGTTAAGTGTGCAAAAG GAAACCCTGATGAAGCCattcaattatataaaaatgcTCTTCATGTCATCAAGGATTCAAATTATATGGCTTTAGATGACGGCATAATGGAGAAGATGAGGATAGATTTGAAAGAGTTACATCATGTTGTAGGAAG GGGAAAAGAAGGACGAGAAATGTTAGAGGAATGCTTGTTGATTGCAGAAAAGTGTAAAGGGAAAGAACATCCCAGCTCAGTGACACACCTTCTGAATCTTGCAGCCTCCTATTCACGCTCAAAGAATTTTGTGGAGGCTGAACGCTTGCTGAGGACTAGTTTGGAAATCATGAGGAAGACAGTTGGGCCTGATGATCAAGCCATCAGCTTCCCAATGTTGCATCTTGCCGTCACTCTCTACCATCTTAAACAGAATGAAGAAGCTGAGCAGCTTGCCCTGGAGGTTTTGCGCATCCGTGAAAAGGCATTCGGAAAAGATTCTCTTCCTGTTG GGGAGGCTCTGGACTGTTTGGTGTCCATTCAGACTGGATTAGGTAAGGATGATGGCGAGTTGTTGGAGCTGCTCAAGAGAATTCTGAGTATCCAAGAGAGAGAGTTTGGCAGTGAGAGTGAAGAGGTCattgaaaccctaaaaaaaattgtgtactaCTTAGACAAACTGGGTAGGAGGAATGAGACGTTTCCCCTGCAGAAAAAATTGTCCATACTTAGAAAGAAATATAAGCAAAGGATTCAATATTAG
- the LOC133862099 gene encoding uncharacterized protein LOC133862099 isoform X3 — translation MVYGTTSLQLFASPIQRRLITAIRKGVNFRIRRVFVMECNFITIVCTIAAPTGRFALSPPHRKICTHRRLKSAAPPWHCPGRTLPPPTGLDHAANAQAEPQLHRDSSPGN, via the exons ATGGTTTACGGGACAACTTCATTACAATTGTTTGCTAGTCCGATACAGCGACGACTCATCACCGCCATAAGGAAAGGGGTTAATTTCCGAATTCGACGAGTATTTGTAATGGAGTGCAACTTCATTACAATTGTTTGCACCATCGCCGCCCCAACCGGAAGATTTGCACTATCGCCGCCCCACCGGAAGATCTGCACCCATCGCCGCCTCAAATCCGCAGCCCCACCGTGGCACTGCCCAGGCCGGACGCTACCGCCACCGACCGGACTGGACCACGCCGCCAACGCCCAGGCCGAACCCCAACTCCACCG GGATTCATCTCCAGGAAATTAA
- the LOC133862099 gene encoding uncharacterized protein LOC133862099 isoform X1 → MVYGTTSLQLFASPIQRRLITAIRKGVNFRIRRVFVMECNFITIVCTIAAPTGRFALSPPHRKICTHRRLKSAAPPWHCPGRTLPPPTGLDHAANAQAEPQLHRKLTGRFRNRGHIRNWPPILVLAVVVLRTKIWCVHFLVAVH, encoded by the exons ATGGTTTACGGGACAACTTCATTACAATTGTTTGCTAGTCCGATACAGCGACGACTCATCACCGCCATAAGGAAAGGGGTTAATTTCCGAATTCGACGAGTATTTGTAATGGAGTGCAACTTCATTACAATTGTTTGCACCATCGCCGCCCCAACCGGAAGATTTGCACTATCGCCGCCCCACCGGAAGATCTGCACCCATCGCCGCCTCAAATCCGCAGCCCCACCGTGGCACTGCCCAGGCCGGACGCTACCGCCACCGACCGGACTGGACCACGCCGCCAACGCCCAGGCCGAACCCCAACTCCACCG GAAATTAACAGGCAGGTTCAGAAACAGAGGACATATCCGAAATTGGCCTCCGATTCTAGTTCTTGCGGTAGTGGTATTACGGACGAAGATTTGGTGCGTTCATTTTCTTGTTGCTGTTCATTGA
- the LOC133862099 gene encoding uncharacterized protein LOC133862099 isoform X2 has translation MVYGTTSLQLFASPIQRRLITAIRKGVNFRIRRVFVMECNFITIVCTIAAPTGRFALSPPHRKICTHRRLKSAAPPWHCPGRTLPPPTGLDHAANAQAEPQLHRKLTGRFRNRGHIRNWPPILVLAVVVLRTKI, from the exons ATGGTTTACGGGACAACTTCATTACAATTGTTTGCTAGTCCGATACAGCGACGACTCATCACCGCCATAAGGAAAGGGGTTAATTTCCGAATTCGACGAGTATTTGTAATGGAGTGCAACTTCATTACAATTGTTTGCACCATCGCCGCCCCAACCGGAAGATTTGCACTATCGCCGCCCCACCGGAAGATCTGCACCCATCGCCGCCTCAAATCCGCAGCCCCACCGTGGCACTGCCCAGGCCGGACGCTACCGCCACCGACCGGACTGGACCACGCCGCCAACGCCCAGGCCGAACCCCAACTCCACCG GAAATTAACAGGCAGGTTCAGAAACAGAGGACATATCCGAAATTGGCCTCCGATTCTAGTTCTTGCGGTAGTGGTATTACGGACGAAGATTTG A